A region of the Dysidea avara chromosome 9, odDysAvar1.4, whole genome shotgun sequence genome:
TCATAAGCACTTTTTTTTCAAAGGTGCAGTGTGCAAAACACACTTGGTTCAAGTAAGTATTTGACTGAAGAATAACACTTACCAttggtttgttttgggatattATTCTAGTAAAGACTGAATTTTTAATAGCAACAAAAACACCAAAGCTGGTCTGACTCATTGATATTTTAAGAGCTGTACCATCATACTCATCAATACTATAGTGTCAGTGCTATGATTATCGGTTCCGCTAACAGTCAGGTCAGTTATTAGAACTACATTAACTGGGTCTATTGTGAAATATAAACTTTGAGGATTgaaaaatgacaatttaatTCCATGTAGTCACCATCATCTGAATACAACAGTTTATTATCTAAATTCATGGTAACTTTTTCAAGATAAGATGTTcccaaaaaaattaatatttgtaGCCCAACTTCATAAAATGTTACATTTCTTATTTTGCAAGATACACACAGCATCACTCTCACACTGGTTTCACACTTTCTGCATTCACAGTAACCATGTTTTTTAAATGTAATATTTGATATAGTTACATTCTTACACGTGACAATGACAATAGGTTGTGACAAACTGGGATGAAACTTTAGCACAACTGGAGGTAAAGAATCACCAACAATTCCATGAAATGAAACATTTTCCACAAACGCAATAATCATTTCAGTAGAAACTTGATATTCACCAGGTAAAAAATGGTACTCAATATCTGATTCAGTAAACATCAAACCGTTACCACGACATTCACTAAGTATAGCACAAGTCTGGAATGGACAACTAGAGTTTACTGAATTATCAGGTGACACATGACATACTGTGGTAGCTTGCTGCATACCCAGCAAATCATAAAGCACCAGAAAACCAAACCACATCATGATGCACTCTGGCATGATAATTGGTAATAGTCATGGATATGCATTTAATTGATGTTTCATATCATACCTTAAATGTGTATGGATACCAACACAACTTGTAGTTTCAATTTCTACAATACTATAGGTTGCTATGCAATGAAAACATGTACATTTTATTTTAATGCTAGTATGTAAATACATACAAAACTGTAATACAATTATGTTCATAGCATAATAATTGATGCACAAACAATACTGGTATGAAAAATATTGACAGCATTACTTGTTAATAATAGCTGACTCCATGACAGAAAACTAATCATTCTTTAGGATTTTGTTTAGCTTTCTGTCCATGTTAAGCAGGTAATGTACACTGCAGGAATTAATACTATTACACTTCTGGAAAGCCTGAGGGTTTTCCAGTTGTAGTTGTTGGATTTTAGCCCCATGCAGAGCTTCACCCCTAAAGGGTTAGGATTTTTTATTTACTATAACCAAAAAGAGGCACACATGAATATTTAcctataatagctagctagctagctgtattCCAAAATAATTATCACATACATTATGCAGTGCTGGCCAGAATACACTGCATTAATGGAATGTAATATTATCTTATTAACCCAGCATCTTGCTATAAGAGAGCAGAGAGCTCCTATGTATATGCTGGAGTATTATCAATGGctaaaaactttttttttacaattaacCAAACCTGAGACTGAAACAGGGATGAGGAGAAGAGTAAAGGAGGTATTCCTTGCAGATATATAGTTGAACTTAAAACTAAACGAAATTTCTATTAGTGTTTGAAATTATGATACTCtataatattaattatcatGGTTGTCCAAGCAGTGAGCTAGGGTTTGTGTAACAAAGTACTAAGGAGGGGAAGCCCGAAGGGAATTTTCCCCAAGGTCTGGGATGGCATActtcccaggaaattttgaaaaataactGTGATGAGATTTAACCTGGAAGTGAGTTGAGAGAGGCGATTGAAATCTGGAAGAAAACAGTGGactaataaatttaatgtatTTGCCCACATTATATTCCAATACTGTTATTCTTATTAACACTAACAATGTTAAAATCAGCTTAACAATCTCTGGACAGATGCATGCTAATAATCTATTAAATGTGTATGAGATTAGGAAGTACATGCAAGTttaagtttcccaccaaatttaAATACTTATGGCAAAAAGGCATCATCACACCAGTGAGACGAAAAGTTGCAGTTCCACACATGTGTCATGTAACTACAAAATGTGATTTGTAAGCAATTTTTATCTTTCAATATCAATAAAAACAGCCTTTATTTGAACAACAACTCTGCCTGTCACAGGAAGAGTTTCTATTCACTGAAATGAAAACACGATGTTCTTTTATCTGTCACAATATACATAATGCGTATCACCATTGCATTTGTACGTGTGTTTCAACATGCTTTGTGTATACCGTTTTATGAATTACAAGACTGACAAACAAATTTATTGTTGCTGTGTGAATGGTAAacttgatttttaaaaaaacctACCTCATTCTTTACATCCTCAATTCTCCACCTCCAAGGTCTCCATACTGTATTTGGTCCTTCTCAATGCTCAAGTATCTATCTGCTTCTTATTGTAATATACGTAGCAGGTATATTGATCTTATATGCAACTCTTTACTCTCAACCTCTAAGTAACTGATGGAACTAATATTGCATTTATATTTTATGTCAACATAGTCAAGGCGGTAGACCCTCGACCTTTATTTATCCGTACCCGAAATTGgaagtgaatgttctattagagtgatctAAGTTATCTATGTGAGAAAGTAGCAATTGCCCCTTCTGAGAAACCACATACATAATATATGGATAATCCATAAATtcacaatatgtgacccggtctgcaaaaaggggtcttatagcctttccaaattgtcaagtttgactaatcatagctcctcatgttttcaacacatcaccttcatattacacctaGCCATggtgctatgttaggggtataaggggacCAACTTTCaaggtgataccacattcataagtaaagttacaggttgccaagtacatgtaactgaaaagactataagaccccttatcgcagaccgggtcacatatttgaTATCTCAGTTTTACGTTAGTAGAAGGTGTGATTGTCCAATGAATATATATCATACATATTAGGTCTTGAAACAGGGCATATGTGAATCCCCTACATCGTGTATGTAAAGAGGCCACTGCTGCCCCCTCATATAGCTAGATAATGTATTAGAGAAGCTTTAAATATCATATTATATCCCATAACCTATATATTAtacatgctatccttttaaaacttggagagattactatagtagagcggcatagtgcGATAGTTGTGCAATTTTTTATACAATTATGAAGCTttccataatattatacattgtATTCCTTGTGACATAACATTTTGAATATAGAGCCAtcgcatatttgacctttggtgatgtttacagccatttttgtattgaaaattcatcgtttttgtctttatctccctgaggcatcattttgcacagtttcacaTTAAAGGTGCTGCTAAAACGAACTACTcagcttttatttgaagtcaataggtgattgcattccaaagttatgatgatttatattaaccatgaaattctatgaattacttgcccattagtaatttacaccccaagggaaAACTGTTAAGAATTTTATGacttacaaaaatgatcataactttgtagtgaaatgagatacaaacttcaaacaaaagtcaatatagttcttagaccaacacctttaatttgataccatgttttaacagtgtaaaataaagCCTCAGGGAgacaaagacaaaaatgattaattttcagtgaaaaaaCAGCTCTAAagatcaccaaaggtcaaatctttaatggctctatatcaaaaaacatatgtcatgaggagcacaatttgtgtggaaagtttcataactGTATCGCAAAGTGCACAAATGCCCTTTTTTGGTGCTATTCCGCTCTACTACTGTAGACATGCGTATCTACAAGTTGAGACAATGGTTAATTATTTCTTATTAACATAAATTTATCTACAGCATTAGCTATGGGTGACACATTCTTGGCAGTATAATATTGCATACAGAATTTCCAAACATACAAGATATATGCTGTGGCTAGGCATTCAACTGTTATACTGGAATAATTCCGGGAATGATAGGTATAGTGAAAAGAATCAGGAAGAATTTTTAAGGAATAACTGGTTCAAAATTATTAGTTTTGCTTGTGGTGTAATGCTACACCACTGAAACAGTGTATGCATAAAAAGGTTGAAAAGATACTTTTAAATTAATAGAGCctctgataaagcagtcaagttTGAGTCCATAATTCTCTGTCTGCTATGAAAAAGTAAAATGTATTTAGCTAAAACCATGTCTTTCAATGTTACCTTCGACTTGTGGGATACACCTGTTTTCCCACTGAATTAGTGTgtacattattttataattttgGCACTTGTTCCATGTAGCCATTAACCTGATGTATGGGTCAAACTAGAAAAGATGCTGTGATTAGTGTAGTAATGCATCTgagtacacaatacaatgttttgCATTTCGTGCAGCAGGTAAGTTGTCTGAAGATGTGTTTTAAATTGACATGCAGGTCATTAAGTATTCCCTGGTTCTGTGTCAGCTGCAATGAGCTGGTTGTGGGTTATAGCTATCAACAAGTCCTGTGGTAGTCAGGTAAATAAGCTTATTGAATTCACAAGGCAATGGACAGTGCCATGGCGGGTTCAATTTTACCTGTAGAAACAAGTTCATGTAATCTACATTATTTTCAAGTCtatgtacataatacatattttaTTACACACAGAGgacataccatactgtatatgcATGCGTATCACCTAGTTTTAATAGTTTAAATTCATAATGAACTGCTAAAAAAATGCCAACTGCAgtaggggtggtggagcaggtcaAAAACCAACTTTGACGGTGAAATTTACACAATGGAGTATGAAGCTTAAGCATGCAACATATGTGAATGCTATCCATCAGGATCTGGGGGCTTGTTCCCAGGGAAATTtcattttttgtagctgtgagagaatatttcaaactatttcaCTATGTTTTTGCAAATAAATTAAGTAGTTACTTACAACTTTAAAGGAAATGcagttgtgctgtaaagccttaatattttttaaaaatgtaaaagtgactgttctattagagtagttgactgttctattcaagtatctcaatcttttctttgCAAATATTGTCCAATAAAAGTGGGGGAGGAGCATGCCCCCTGGCCCCAATCTCACCACCTATGGTCTGCAGCCAGTATTATCAACATAACTTATGTTGCAACTTCACTATGAGTACCTACCTTTAGAATTAATTTCTGGTCTGATTCATTCATACTGTGAGCACTTATTATCAAGTCAGTTTTTCCTGTGTCTCTTTGGTCACTGcataaacccacaattaaaattttgctGTTATGCATACATTTGAATTTGAGTTTGAATTCTTGGCACAGGATGTCATGTCATTATTCTTACATCGTTTCCAGTGCCCACTatcaaaattcacatggtccaaCATAAATACACCTGCATGTGAAACATGCCACACATGTAGGAAATGAATCCATATGGCACTGAaacatgtgaccaaattttggaaaatcacctatatgggtacatttgacacctaaaatatttaacgATTAAAACAcatactttatagtgcaaatttacttgttggtggttttaagccattcttaACACTTTAAATTACAAGACAATTCTTGAAATCCtttcaaaactgtgccctgatcttattagcaacccactaacatgaaaattctaattatttcaagTGCATCAATATGagtaattttccaaaattcagttacatattagttataccatgtgCTTTGCCTGGTATATACGTACTTGCCCTCAGGCCTGCAACACTCGGGCAAATGCATATATACTAGGCAAAGTACTCATGTTCAAGGTATAActtttacatatatatatatccttcTTTCAAATAACTATAATATTTCGTTTCCTAGATATAATGGAATGCAACTGCAATGAATTTTTAGATATTTTTACATAAAACTGCAATGATTGGTCTTGGCATTATAAAATGCCGGGTGGGGGCAGACCGATTTACTTATTACCTTGGTGCACCTCCCGTTTCCACACCTTGGATCTACCCCTGATATGAAACTGGTACAATGAGCCAGTAGTTTGCAGTCTAGAGTTTATATACTATATATGTTATATATCTGTATCTCAATGATAACATGTGTCAAGAACATAACCTGGGTTGTTTTTTAATGGTGGACACAAACATCACTACTACTGGGTGAGTATACCTTAACTACAACTATTATATAGCTGACAATATTGGGCGAAGAGGCACTGCATCATTTGAAGATATTCGTATGTATAATGTGCTACTGATTACAAGCACAATCTTACAATATCAACAGAATGCACAAACAGCTATATACAGTGCAGTGTATGCATGGTATATGCTGTGACCTGTGTTAGAAATTTCTACACACAATTTGTGTTCTAATGATCTGTGAATACTTGTCTGTGCATGTGTCTGTGAGCACTGTAATAACCACAACCGattacaataaataattttgttcCAACAACAAATAATTTTTTAAGTTTCAAAGCCAACAAGTGGCTCCTGGAATTCTtttaaattactgaaatattcTTCAAGTTCAAACTGCTCCACCTTCTGTTTGCTGCAAACAGTTGAAAGCCATCTTTTTGCAGTACCTATTTTGTCCTCAATTTTGATTTTAACATCTCCTCCCCTTACGTAAGTGATAATGTGATATATGATGATGAAACTAAAATGAACTGCTGCTATGGCaataataacactaacactggACACGCTGTCTTTTCCATACAACAAAATGATGTATAGGCATTGAAGGTTAAGTATAAATATTAGTTCAttataatttttgtaattcaCTTTATGCGGTTGCAAAATTGCCTGAATCACTGCAACAATGCTGAGTAGAAAAGTACTAATAGTGAGGTTGATATTCCTATCCAGTGATGCTATTCCACAGAAAACAAGTCTTATCACAAGTTGCACACCAGTCCAGTAGTAGAACTTGATTTTGTATGGTCCTTGGTAAGCATCCAATAGTGGTTTAAACTTCATGATGAATCTAAATCTTGATAGCAACCTTGTGAACAGCAAAATAATATTAAATGGAATTAATAAAAAGAAGAGTGTGAGGCATACAATGAACAAAATGACAAATCTGATCTTGAACAAGGGTACATTAGCATCAATTGACCATACCAGTGTAGTGTGATTGCTGGGTAGGTGAATAATTTTGGAGTAAGAGAACAAGATACTGGATGCTATATGAAGTGttttagtataggacaataggaagAGTGTAGCAAGCACTGGTAGAGCTCTACGTGCTGTGATCCTCTGTATTGTGGTGGAGtaacgacttgttatgatgagcAAGGTAGCAATGAGAATGAGGTAGAAGGGAAATGCTAATtgtaaccacatcttagcataatcatccataccattgtagaaacatgtttgaatacccaaatcaagattagctagcGAGATGAAGGTATAAGCTGGCATAAATTTACTTAAATTAGGAAAGAACACAGGAGTGTTAATACTAATGATGTTGACATAGAAAATAAATGCATTGATAGTTCCATCAGTTACTGTGAGGTTGAGAATAAAGAGGAGCAATACCAAAACAAGACCTGCCATTGCAATGGGTACAATTAGAAACAGGTAGATACTTGAACATTTTTGACATTGAGAGGAACCAAATACAGTACTGAGACCATGTTGACAATGTCCACACAGTATACCAgacctgttaaactgacactgtgaatTGGGATTAGAGAATTTAAAATGTGAAGAGTGAGATAGGCAGTAGTGGAATGGACACTGTAGTGAAAGGCTGTACACATATGAATTGTTATGAGGTACTGGTGATAACCAGGTATTGGCGGGACGTAGTAGGGTCTGATCATTTATATCACATGTAATAGAATATTGGTAAAGGAATGGATGGCATTGACATATACCATTTTCCAGGATGAAGCCAGTTGGACAGTGCAAAGCTTTGATGTAATAAATGTCTGTTATACCAATACTGTCATAAAATCCTTTCAAGAATAGTTCACACCATGCTGAAGATTTTGTTGGAAAAGAAATGGTATATTTTAAAGTTGTGCAAATAGAATTCTTAACAGTCCTTGATATTTCAGAAGAGTTGGTTACACCACAAGCTGCTGGTGGTAGCCAGTCAGAATCATTTACAACAGTCACTATTGTACTATTAGAATATCCAAATGGTATGTTTAAATCATTTATGTAAATATCGAGAGTCATTGTTTGACCAGGATATATGAAATCAAGTGGATCCTTGTAACAATCATGAGATCTAGAAGTGTCACAAGCGCACAGTTTCTTTTTACTGGCAGTAAATTGTAATGAAGCATTGTATTGACCAGTCTGGTTTATATACTTAATAATTTTACTGTTTACTTCAAGTGGACTTGCAGTTTTAAATGTTGACTGTGGTAACCATCTGCAGTGTGTAATAGGTAAATTGTTATAGGCAAAGTTTACCGATCTTTCcaaattgttatcaaatattacaGAATAATTATAATAGTTGTATTGACTATCCAGTGGTGCCTTAGTTAAATATTGAAAGTAGCAAGGTGGATAAATCTCCAAATTCTTTTGTGCTCCAGAATTGAAGAATGCAAACTTATTAAAGGTACTTCGACTGACATTAACTTTGGTGTTTTCCATTATAAAAGTACTGAAGTATATAATCGGCAGTTGCTTTGAAATAAAATAGATTATATTTTCTGTAGTTATATTTACAAATTCAATGTAATTTAAAAGTGTAATGTTACTGGTTCTCAGTTTAATGACACTGCTACATTTGCTAATGTTTTTGAATATTACTGGACCTATTAAATATAACTGAACTAAATCCACATCAATGAAATGTCTGGAGGTCATTCCTGTGCTAGATGAAAATGTTGTATTGGCAATGGTGACTGTATTCATTCCTCTCAATACTTTTGTCGCAATCACTCGAaaaatctctacattgtggttgtGCTGAAATGTACAACTGATTATGTGTATATCTGGACCATCATCCACTTCTATAAATCTGACAAAATCAGATTGATTCTCGCTATACTGGTTATTGAAAAAAGTACAATCTTCAAGCCAAACAGCATTACCATGTTGCTCATCATAAGATGCAATGTATAACAGGTTGCTGTATATATGATTATTAGCAAAATAGCAAGAATTTAGAGTGAACATACTTTGTCCCTGATCTTTGTTGTTAAAATAAATTGACAATGTCTTGCCTTTATAATTGAGACCTTGAATGACCAAATTTAATAAATTAACCTTGACTTTATAAATCTGTTGGACGAATGTAAAGTTTAGCATCGATGTAAAATTACTATCTATGTAATTGACATGATAGTGATCTATTGAAAGACTATGATTCTTTGAATCTTCTGTATTATCATTATAGATAATTATTATGGCATTGTTGGTGATGTAGGAGAAAAATGAGTCACCCAAAATGTTGATGCCAACTATACCATATGAGTTACGAGTGTCTTCTATCACTACAAGTTTCAGTTGAACATTTGTACATTGCTTGATCAAGACTGTAGCATTGTTATATTCACTACCAAAACAGCTCCTAACTGTTATATTAGTTACTATCAAGTTAGTAATATTAAACATTACTATACCAACCGATGAGTTACAGTGGATGACAGTTTCCGCAGTAGTCATATTTCCAATGAGTGAAATGTTgtgaacattttgtatgatgagatCAGTGTGAAGGTGATGTAGTCCTGGTAGGAAGAGTAATTGAGTGCtagaggtgaagtatttggtggTATTGCGCAGGTAGTGTGGTAGGctatgacaatgatgacatgtagtgtTAGGATGATCTGCAGGTGTCACAGTGTAAACAGCACTGGTTGTAGTGTATAGTGAAACAAACAGAAGCAGCTTCCATGCAACCATGTAGCTGTAAAGGATCAGAAGTgtatacaattttttaaaaaagtatttttgaatataattatacaaccaagtatatGTACTAAgttataatattaataataattatgcatgtacAATGTCAAAATTTCTACCCTAAAAATAAAAAGTTCTAGAATGTTCTTTCTTGAAACGCAGTTTGTATAAAATACTtttgatggaattttctagaacattctacgtGTCATGGAAAAAGTATTCATTTAGAGTGCTAACAATAAGATgcatagaaaacaaaacatgtaCGTAACAACTTTCTTAATTCTTCCTTTCTTAATTATTCTTTTAATTCTTCCATTGTGCCTAGCTATATATAGAGAAGGAATAAGCAAGTTCCAAGGCaaattgtatatatacattCCATTAATTGCCAGCTTTGTGGTATCAGTATAAAAAAGTGATATATTCCCACTAAAACAGCAAAGCTTCGAAAAAATGTTGTCTTCAAAAAGTTAAAATCCTGTAAAGTTAATTAAAATGATAACACCAAGAAAGCGCTGCATTTGTGACTTACTTTTGCCTAATTTTCTTTACGGGCAATATAATGGTGGTCATTAAAAAGAAAGTTACAGTTATATGTAGCTGTTTGAATTCCAGGATTTTCTTTTTGTAGATAGGCAGCAATGTTATTCTGCAGCTTGGCATGGGTTTCACATTAATGCACCGTATTTGTACATACATGGGTAATGTATGTACCAGCAACAAAATGTGGTAATCATTGAGTTAGAATCAACAGGACACTTGAATACATTATTCCGTTACTTGGTATATTTTCTCACAATACTAGTGCATCACCAGGcatgcgaaaacagggcatgtgggcacaaactatgtaatcccatcacacaacaggtcatatctccgTATTGGATTAAGATAGTTGCATCGTGTAACTTGTGTTATAAGGCCAATTAAAGTAGGGCTGAAAATTGTATGGTCATAACTTAATGGAATAAAAAGTTAGGAGTGgtgaaagtttgaaaaggtaggcaaattttgtgtgcccacatgccctgttttcgcaggcccagtcacaatagTAGTTACAGTATTTTCACCTTTTCATACAACAATCTACACATCACACTATGGAGTTTGTGACAACTTAACACAAAGAAAAATAAAAGGTGTATTGTCACAATATAATTAATTTCGACATGTTGTCTAGTTCTTGGGTTATCATCACAGCGTCCACCCTACATGTAATCCTTACATGACTGGCAATGAAAATTTATCactacacattttacatactgaTGAATGAACAACTATGATTAccatatacgtatgtacatattcTCAATGCTGCCATGCAGTAAACTTACCCAGTAGTATCCATTTGATGTGAATCGCACTTATATTACTATAGAAAAATCTGGATTAACAGTTTTAGCACCATGGAGTTTATTGTTTATATGTGCACAGTCATAATTGCAATCACAATGCAACAATACATTGTTTTGTCAGTCCTGTATACCTCAAACCAACATGTTGAAATACATTTACAAACACAATGGCAATATTAATGTATTGTTAAACAAATAATGAACGTtgtatgtgttactgtatacTTCTATGCAGCTATGTTATAAGTGGCTGAATGAGACATGATGTCCAATGCTGTTTTTATGGAAAGTGAAAGACAAAATTAGCAATTTCATTATGTCATTACATGTCACAGTTACATTGCGTAAAACTGCAACTTATGCATCTTAGTAGAGTTAATCTTTAAAATGATGAGCTAACACAATTTAGGCATTCAAATTGTTTTTGGAGTAAAAACGGCTTCCAAAGTATGTACATTCAAATCATACACACAAATCATAGACTATTAACACATTGTAGTCATAATAGTGTAGTGTCTGTCCAGTAGGTTGCTAACATACCTAGTTTACATTGTTAACATGCAGTTAGTGCATTATGATTACTAGCAAGGGTAAATAATAAAAGAGAGTGACTTGTAGTCATAATAGTGTAGTGTCTGTCCAGTAGGTTGCTAACATACCTAGTTTACATTGTTAACATGCAGTTAGTGCATTATGATtactatcaagagtaaataataaaagagaGAGTGACATTGAGTAGCCCCTTGAAAGTTAGTGTATGGAAGAAGCCAAAGCATATTAACACCCTTTTTGTAAATTCATGAGAAGCCTGTGGACTTCtggctgtcatttttgatggccCATGCTGTAGTTAGACACACTCTCTTTTATACTCTCTTGTTACTATAATATACTGCTTTAGTGCAATAGGcagaacaataatattgtactgtactgttGCAGTggttaaatattttattttacaactagccctaaTTTGAGACCGGTAGGGGGAAGTAATAGAATATCATTAATGTGCAGTTCTGTTTGAAAGTATATACTTTGTTATAACTATCCAAACACATGATGGAGAGCTTGTGTAGCAATGTGTCAGTGAAAGAGAAGGCTACATAAAGGGAGTTCTTATACCAAGTATTACCAACTATAGGAGCTGGTCTAGGGGCATACTCCCCTAGGGAATTTTGATGAACAGCTATGGTCCTTGAGGTACATTTTGTTTCAGTTTCTGTATGTAGTAAACTGTAAAGAGGTCattttaaaatggcacacagctacatatatatgtagCATTGTACTATTCAGTACAGCTTGCTATGTTAGTCTGAGTTTTAGAAGCccatcaccatttacaactatacCCAAATGTCACTTACAACTGGCCTTTTGACCACAACTGGCCCCCTGTTTTAGTTCCTGGTACTATACTGTGATTCCTCACTTGTCATAGAGAATAAACAGGCAGTAACTCCAATAGATCATTCAGCTATTGatatgactgctccattagaacATATTAATGACATACTTCACTAAGTTAATTGCAGGCACTAATTTTATTCACTACATAGCTCAC
Encoded here:
- the LOC136267280 gene encoding uncharacterized protein, which codes for MDTTGYMVAWKLLLFVSLYTTTSAVYTVTPADHPNTTCHHCHSLPHYLRNTTKYFTSSTQLLFLPGLHHLHTDLIIQNVHNISLIGNMTTAETVIHCNSSVGIVMFNITNLIVTNITVRSCFGSEYNNATVLIKQCTNVQLKLVVIEDTRNSYGIVGINILGDSFFSYITNNAIIIIYNDNTEDSKNHSLSIDHYHVNYIDSNFTSMLNFTFVQQIYKVKVNLLNLVIQGLNYKGKTLSIYFNNKDQGQSMFTLNSCYFANNHIYSNLLYIASYDEQHGNAVWLEDCTFFNNQYSENQSDFVRFIEVDDGPDIHIISCTFQHNHNVEIFRVIATKVLRGMNTVTIANTTFSSSTGMTSRHFIDVDLVQLYLIGPVIFKNISKCSSVIKLRTSNITLLNYIEFVNITTENIIYFISKQLPIIYFSTFIMENTKVNVSRSTFNKFAFFNSGAQKNLEIYPPCYFQYLTKAPLDSQYNYYNYSVIFDNNLERSVNFAYNNLPITHCRWLPQSTFKTASPLEVNSKIIKYINQTGQYNASLQFTASKKKLCACDTSRSHDCYKDPLDFIYPGQTMTLDIYINDLNIPFGYSNSTIVTVVNDSDWLPPAACGVTNSSEISRTVKNSICTTLKYTISFPTKSSAWCELFLKGFYDSIGITDIYYIKALHCPTGFILENGICQCHPFLYQYSITCDINDQTLLRPANTWLSPVPHNNSYVYSLSLQCPFHYCLSHSSHFKFSNPNSQCQFNRSGILCGHCQHGLSTVFGSSQCQKCSSIYLFLIVPIAMAGLVLVLLLFILNLTVTDGTINAFIFYVNIISINTPVFFPNLSKFMPAYTFISLANLDLGIQTCFYNGMDDYAKMWLQLAFPFYLILIATLLIITSRYSTTIQRITARRALPVLATLFLLSYTKTLHIASSILFSYSKIIHLPSNHTTLVWSIDANVPLFKIRFVILFIVCLTLFFLLIPFNIILLFTRLLSRFRFIMKFKPLLDAYQGPYKIKFYYWTGVQLVIRLVFCGIASLDRNINLTISTFLLSIVAVIQAILQPHKVNYKNYNELIFILNLQCLYIILLYGKDSVSSVSVIIAIAAVHFSFIIIYHIITYVRGGDVKIKIEDKIGTAKRWLSTVCSKQKVEQFELEEYFSNLKEFQEPLVGFET